TATAAGAAGGACgagaataaaataagtgaACAGCTACGGGGACAACTGAAtgggagaaacaaaaaatgtaatgatAAATATTACGCACACTTACAAGCAATAAATGAAGCTTACAGTAAATCGTGCgataaatgtaaaaacaGCGAACAGGGAAAGTGGACTGATTGGTGCCCTGAATTTAAGAAGCTCTTCACGGATTATGAAACTGTGAGTAATTTAAACTTAAATTGTAAGAAGCTGGGAGATGTTGAGGAAGGTGATACCTTAGAGGTAAGGTTTCATATTCCACATTCTACACACATTTCATAATCTGTGTGTtcgacatatacatatataaatataggtatatatatacatatatgtagatgtatgtatgtatatgcatatgtgtatgttatatatatttctagGATGAACATTTAAACGTAGTAAAGGCAAGATTAAAGCTGTATGAAGAATTCGATACGGGTTCCGATGATTGCGGTAATGGAAGTATTCTACAAACTATAAAGGACACCATAAGCAAACATACTGATGTTGACCACGGTGCAGAGGCCGTTGTAGGATCTTGGTGCTCTGCATATAATAAGAGAACAGAATGGGATACTTTACCCAATGATGAGTACTGCCATTTCCTATATTACTCGATAGGGCATAcattattggaaaaaaataaacatattcGTGATGTGGTGGATATTATGAAGGAACTCTTCCCACACTTGAAGGGGTGGAAGTCTATCACTGGATGCGGGAATTTCGACACCTCCTTGGACGAGACAGAATTCAACCGCCGAAAAGgcatatttgaaaaattccAACAgttgaaaattatgaaggaacaattaagaaaaagtaaaggggtcccttccctttcctcctcTGCTCTTCAAGGAGCAAAATGTACGAAGTCTTATGACGACCATCTGAAGGATGTAATTACATTccttaaaaatgaacacactAAGTGTACTACAGGGGATGAGCGTACTCAACCATACTGCAAGAATTTCCTCCAAATGTGTCCACAGTGCAATCCTTCTCAACTCTCCATATTAACGTGCGAAGTGGACCCCAAAACCCAAACCTCAACGAATGACCAATCTCAAAACCAGCAGCAGGGTACCTACACCGGAACGGACAACACTTCTACGAATATTGCGGCAGGGGTTCCTGGCGCCCTAGGTGCAATCGGATTACCAGCAATTGGTTTCCTTTTATACAAAGtaattacatatacatacatatatatacatatatacatatacatatatacatatgcatatatacatatacgtacgtatatatgaatatatatgtacatatgtgtatacatatatgtatatacatatatgttgtcgttgttattgttatggatgttgttatggatgttgttatggatgttgttatggatgttgttatggatgttgttatggatgttgttatggatgttgttatggatgttgttatggatgttgttatggatgttattactattgatgttgttatggatgttgttgttgttatggatgttgttatggttATTTCCATTCCACCATCAGCACAGCACACTAAACCATGACCACGAGCACAACCACGACAGCACATTCCTTACCCAGGTAACGTTTCCGTTTGAGgttcctttattccttttttcccatttttctgctACACATGTAAGACTTTCGCAAAAGGTTTTCTCTGTACACGGTTTGCCTGAaatgggaagggaaggaatggaaaggaaagaaggaagttgatGAATTGTTTATTGAAAAAAGATGGTGgtggttgttgttgttgtgttgatATTAGACTGGTTTGATGGcgatggtggtggtgatgatgTGAAGTGGTAGTGCCGGAATTTTGAAGTAGGATTGTGGTTGTGTTTGTGTTGGcggtgtctacttacatatttccTTAAGAGCTACCtccttaattttcttcatttcttccttagcACCGTTCTTGAGCACGTCATCTACTTTGTCTTTTAACATCGTTACTTGCTCTGTGTTGCTATATTCtttaattttgcaatttctaTATTCCGTAAACCTCGGACACGTAAAACATTTATTAGCATCATTGCAACCTGTACTGTTCCCCTTAATAGTAGCACTCGCCTTAAAGGCTTCATTTATCCCTTCCGTTGcactcctttcctctttacaTGGCAATTCTTCCCGCATTTTATCTGCaatggcatttaataaaacacattgcATCGTTCTTTGGAACGATGCATTAACGTCGTCACCAGGAGTATTGTAGAGGTtctttaatcctgctgctataaggaTGCAAGCATCCTTTCCACCCTTCTCATCGAGTCCTTTGCAGTATTCACCAAGGCCTCCATTCGTCGTAGTTGTGGCACTGCCGAGGGCAGTGCGAAGTTTCGggatttcctttttgacTTCCTTCCATACATCATTCTacaagtaatatatatatatatatatatatatatatatatacatatatatatgtatatatgtatgcgtatacatgtaagtgtatacatgtatttgtatgtatatatatgtaatgcTTATTTCCTTACCCAATCCGTTGCTTTCAGGGGGTCGCCATTCTGCCCCTTATTTTTGACGTCTTTTAACCATCTTTCAGATATACATTGGAAGCGTCTGCATAAATcatctattttatttacttctattgccattttttctatttcgggGTCGTTCTCCGTGATGATGGTCTTCAATTTGGTCTTCACTTCCGTCTGTGGTGTGCCAGTTTTACCATCTGTGTTAATTTTACACTCGTCATAGTCTTTCTCTTTCAACTCGCAAGGGACACATTGTCCCTTGCCAGTGGCATTGCAAGTACCATTAGAACTTAAACCCTTGCCAAGATCGAAAGCCTTTTCTATCCCTTTATCAATATTACAAATGgacttctttttcatttcatttgcataagcgtgaagtaagaaacaacccatcgtttgtctaaacgatgggttggtCTTTAAGATGTTGTTGCCGTCGCCTGACGGCGACGGCAACGACGCCGCCGGCGTCGTCGTACCCTTGTACAGTGCTTctaagccggcatgcaaataattgcatgccgcctTTTCAGAATGAGTTCGCAATTCATTACATTCCTTCTGCCCATTTCTGCCATTCTGTCTCATCATTGCTGTGGACAGTTCGTTCCATAAGGTGCCGACTTCGCCGCCATTCTGCCAAAATTTGTCCTGTATAAGGTCGtgattacatatatatatatgcatatacatatacatatatacatacatatatgtatatacatacataaatatgtacatatatatacttatatgtatatacataagtatataaatgtgtatgtacgtatgtgtaaGTATATGCATAGGGTTACTTTCTTACGTTGTTGTTCTGTCCTTTAGTTGCTAAACATTGGAGACGTTGACAGAGGGggtttttattatttatatcaGTTAAGGTTTGTTGTATTTTGTTGTCTTGCGTTTGGCCGTTTTCTTTTAACATTGATTCCACTTTAGACTTTACACTGCCAGAGGTGTTGTCAATGTTGCAAGTGTTAAGTTTGCTATAGTCTTCGTCGGTCCAGTTGCAAACAATGCAGGACTTATTATTCGTACAATTAGTTGTTTTAATGGCGCTTGCAGACTCGAATGCCCTGTCTATGCCGAGTTGTATGTCACAatatcctttttgttttgcttgCTCCTTTAATTTTGCAGCATATGCTTTTAATAAAAGACATTGTACCATTTGAGCAGAATATTGCTTAGGGTCACTACtcccatttttgtacatCTCGTGCAAAAATTTTGCCATGTGTTTGCAAGCTGCCTTATTTGCACTATCTAAGTCACCGTTCTCACAGAGGTTAGCAGTGGTGCCATCAGCATTAATAGTCGTAGTAGACAGGAGACTGTTCAGCTTCTCCTTGACGTTGCTGTCCCAGAAATCTCCCTATATAGAAAGtgaatgtgtatatatgtacatatatatatacatacgtatatatgaatatatatatacatatatgtacttatatgtatatatgaacagtCTTTCCCCTCCTTACCGTGTTACTGCTGCTCTTCTCCTTCGTCAAATTCCAATAATCTTTTGCACAGTCCAAGCGCTCACAAAATTTCTTGCTGCTGTTTTTCATGCATTCCTGAGCTGCacgaagaaagggaaaaaaaagaaaggaaggaagaatgcaaaaaaatgaagggaaagaaaaagaagagggaaggagaagaggaaggagaaggggaaggggaaatcccttccccttccccttcccttacattccctttccttttttggtgaacagctgaactttttttttttttttacttccacCCCTCCCCTTAAAAACTaacctattttttccccagATACCTTATTGAGCTCCCGTACAACCTTGTCTATTTCTGTAAGATCCACTTGACCATTTCCCCCTACTGCGACCTGAAGTGCCTTCTCTATTGTAGCCGAGTCTAATTGTAAGTTTTCATTGGTTAATACTTCTGCTAGGGTCGTTCCGCCACTACTTCCTGCGGTTTTCCTGTTGTCCAGTTTCAGGAAGTTCGTCATAACTTCTGCATTGTCTTTTCTCTGCTGTTGCAAATTAGCGTCTTCCCTCTTCTGCTTACAGACGTCCGCCCAATACCTCCATGGCATCTTCACCTTCCAggttcctcccccccccttcatcctttcttcctccgtCCATGTTTTGATTGTATTATGAAGAAGTGCTCTACCGATCATCAATTCGGCAGCGctaatatttttgcattcatCCAAGTTTGCCCTGTCTTTCGAACTCAAGTGCTTCCCCAATTTACTGTCGACATCCttcgttattttttcaataattTCAGTCAGTTGACAGTGATCACCATACATCGCGGATAAGGCAACAGCGCCCACGATGCAGCGACGATAGGCTTCATCAGGAGTGAGGGGCGCAATTCGTGCTCGCTCATCGGCCTGACCCATGAACCTACTCCCCGTTGTTTCCACATTACTTATGAAATATCTTATTTCGACTACCGCCTTACATAAATTCTGCATATAAGGATTTCTCCCCCATCCTCCCCAGCTCACAAGGTCCCCTACGCCCCCACAGAGCTCCTTTATTTCATCCGACTCCACCTTCACCGTGATCCACCTCCTCAGTTCTCCAAATGTTGTAGCTAAATTGCTCTTCAACTTGTCCTAcataagagagaaaaaaaaatacgtctgctgctatgtatatataaggatatatttatacatatagtTTCCAACTTCGCCATCCTTTAACACTATTTTGTCCTCCTTCTTATTTCAttcatcttttccttcattttttcctctcccctttCTCCGGTTCGATGGGGATGTGGGGTTGATTTGTAGTTTCCGGTTTAATCAATCGTAGTAGGTTTTTCCCCGCCCTCCGGTTCGTGCAGCtaccggttagtgtgtagtaggTTCGTTATGTAATATCCGGCTTCTATGCCGTATCCGGCCTGCCTTCCTGtatgcgaggagttttttttctccccccctaaagtagctaaagctaacccctgaaccttattcctaaaccctgaaacctcattcctatacccctgaaacctcattcctatacccctgaaaccttactcttataccctgaaaccttattccaatatcctgaaaccttattctaacacccttaccaccttattctaacaaccctaccaccttattctagcacatttaccaccttattctaacacccttaccaccttattctaacactcttaccaccttattctaacacctgtACATCATCCCaacacccctgcaaccttattctaatacccctacaacattattccaacacccttaccaccttattctaacaccctaatcaccttattccgacaccccaacaaccttattctaagacccttaccaccttattctggcaccccaacaaccttattctgacaccccaacaaccttattctgacacccccacaaccttattctgacacccttaagaccctattctgacacccctaggaccctattctgacacccctaacaaccttattctgacaccccaacaaccttattctgacaccccaacaaccttattctgacaccccaacaaccttattctgacaccccaacaaccttattctgacaccccaacaaccttattctgacaccccaacaaccttattctgacacccttaagaccctattctgacacccctaggaccctattctgacacccctaacaaccttattctgacaccccaacaaccttattctgacaccccaacaaccttattctgacaccccaacaaccttattctgacaccccaacaaccttattctgacaccccaacaaccttattctgacaccccaacaaccttattctgacacccttaagaccctattctgacacccctaggaccctattctgacacccctaacaaccttattctgacaccccaacaaccttattctgacaccccaacaaccttattctgacaccccaacaaccttattctgacacccctacaaccttattctaatacccgtacaaccttcattccaacacccctaccaccttattctaacacctttaccaccttattctaacacccctaagacactattttgacaccctcaccaccttattcctataacgtacaaccttattctaatacccgtacaaccttattctaacacccttacaaccttattctaacacctttaccaccttgttctaacacccctaagaccctattttgacacccttaccaccttattctaacacccttacaaccttattctaacacccttaccaccttattctaacacccttaccaccttattctaacaaccctaaaaccatattctaacacccttaccaccttattctaacaaccttaccaccttattcgaacacccttaccaccttattctaatacccctaaaacgttacacctaaacccggaatctgacttctgacACACCTGCaaccttacacctaaacccggaatccaagtcctaacaccctgacaacttcctcctaaacccggaatctatgttctaacaccctgacacctttgtcctaaacccggaatctaagtcctaataccctgacacctttgtcctaaaccctgaaccctaaaccctgaaccctaaaccctaaaccctgaaccctaaaccctaaaccctgaaaccctgaaaactctgaaccctaaaaacctaaaccctgaaaaccctaaaccctgaaaaccctaaaccctgaaaaccctaaaccctgaaaatcCCAAAACCCTGGAGCTTCCTTTTCTTACTACCTCAaatattcctcctttttcttcccttaggACCTTcttgcttttttcccttctgtgACATGCTTTCGCCTTTGCTCTTCTCTTCAGctgtccttcttttttattttattatatccaCTTACCGTAATTTTCTTAGGAGTCGACGGGGGCGTTGCCCCATTGTTCAATACTGTCTTCATCCATTCTCCGAACAATCCACCACCGCTACCGGCGGCACCACCACTGGGTGATGTACCTGCGTTCGGTTCTGGCatgcttatttattttcttcgtcttctacaatttgtttgataagttgaaaaaaattaatgggaatgggaatattttttctccttcctgaaatttaaaaaagaaatgaacaattTTCTTCCGTCGTCGTATTTGACGtgcccgtttttttttttctttttttcctgtccgGTTCCCCTAGTTTCCAATAGctgtaccatccggttcctaaaATCCGGTTGGTGCGTAGTATCCCGTTTGGGTTGTCAGCgaggaatttttcctttccctccccTTTACTAAgttaaagctaacccctaaaaccttattccaatacctgaaaaactttattccaatacccttaaaaccttattcctgaaccCAGAATCTGACTTCCGACACCCTAAAGCCTTCAACCTAAATCCGcaatctgaattctaacacccttaaaacctttactcTCTTCCCTtattgttccttctttatttcgtccttcttttctattcgttcatttcttttattttccttcttctgttcttttccgttccttccttttttcattgccaataaacaataatataagaaggaaggtttcttaaaggagagAATAAAACAGGTTttcagagggaagaaaaagaaggttttaaaaaggaaggaaaagaagaagaaagtttcTTAAgtggggaagaagaaagaaggttctttttcctcggttttttagatcaacaatatatggcctggtgttttagccaccttaagggaagataaaaaaggtttttttaaaggagaagaaaagaaagaaggttttaaaagggaaggaaagaaggtttccaaagggaaggaatgaaggttttaaacggaaaaggaaagaaggtttcttaaaggaaagaaaagaagaaagaaggtttaagggagaaaagaaggaaggttaagggagaaaagaaggaaggattaagggggaaaggaaagaagttttaaaggggggaagaaagaaggttttcaaagggaaggaaaagaagaaagaaggtttcttaaaggaggaaagaaaaagaaggtttcttaagggaaggaaaagaagaaagaaggttccttaaaggggggaagaaaaagaaggtttcttaaaggaggaaaaagaaggttttctaaagggggaagaaagaaggttttttttcctccgtttagggttagaacaataatatatggcctggtgttttagCCATCTTagaggagggagaaaaagaatcttttcttttttttataggtTTTttaaagggtaaaaaaaggaaagaaggatttgaaaggggaaaagaaaagaaggttcttagGGGAGGAATAAGAGTGAAAgtttaaagggaggaaaaagaagaaagaaggttttcaaagggaaaaaaaggaggtattaaggaaagaaggttttcaaagggggaagaaaaagaaggttttcaaagagaggtaaaagaaagaaggttttagagggaacaagaagattcttttttcgattttttaatacaacaataatatggcctggtagaTAACTCcctgagggaagaaaaagaaggttccttaaaggaggaataagaagaaggtttcttaagggggaagaaaaagaaggtttcagtgggtaaaagaaagaaggtttctaaaggggggaaaagaaagaggaaagaaggtttcttaagggagagaaaagaaagaagaagaagatttaaagggggaaggaaaagaagaaagaaagtttcttaaaggggggaagaaaaagaaggtttcttaaaggaggagaaaagaaagaaggtttcttaagggaagtaaaagaagattttaaagggggaaggaaaaaagaaagaaggttccttaagggggaatagaaagaaggttcttaaagggaaggaaagaaggttcctttcTAGGtcattagaacaacaatatggcctggtacttagcCAACTTAGgagagggaaggaatgaatattttatatgggaaagggaaagagtgtttaggggtggggttaggaaagaagaaagaaggtttaaagcagaagaaaaagaagatttatagggaaagaaagaggttttcaagggggaaagaaaaagaaggtttcttaaaggaggaaaaagaaaagaaggttctcaaagggtgaagaaaaagaaggttactgaagggaagagaaagaaggtttacggggaaggaaagaaggtttttaaagggaagaaaaaggaggttttttaagggggagaagaaaaagaaggttgcataaggaaggaagaaaaggaaggtttcttaagggggtaaaggaaaagaaggtttcttaaaggaggaaagaaaaagtaggtTCTGAAAgggtggaaagaagaaaatagttTTCAAgggagaagagaaagaagattttagggggaaaaagaaaaaaagaaggtttcttaagggggaaaaagaaaaaaagaaggtttcttaagggggaaaaagaaaaaaagaaggtttcttaagggggaaaaagaaaaaaagaaggtttcttaagggggaaaaagaaaaaaagaaggtttcttaagggggaagaaaaagaagcttCTTTCTTcggttttttagaacaaaagtaatatggcctggtacttaacttcctaagggaagaaaaaaaaggtttcttaagggaggggaaaaagaagatttaaagggggggaagaagaagaagaaagaaggtttaaaaggaggaaaaggaaaaagaaagaagattccttaaagggggaaaagaaagaaggtttcttaaggtggaaaaggaagaaatatttttaaaaggagaaaaagaaagtaacgTTCCTtaatggggaaaataaaagaagcttcatggggaggaaaaggaagaaatatttttaaagggagaaaaagaaagtaacgTTACTtaatggggaaaaaggaaagaagatttgttcaggggaaaaaatgaagtaagGTCctaagagaaaaaggaagaagaaagaacacTTAATctctggaaaaaagaaaataaaaatagaaggttttaagggtttagggttcactggttcagggtttagggtttagggtttagggttcaaagTTCATGGTTcaatggttcagggtttagggtttagggtttagggttcagggttcagggtttagggatTAGAGCTTAGATTTAATAATTTATGGTTCGGACTTCAGGAATAAAGGATTATTTTCTTacttaatatatatattcttgaTAATTTGCTTAGTgatatatttatttgcaaAATCAAAGTAATAAGGTACATATAaaatcctaaacccatgaaccctaaaccctaaacccaaaaacctgaaccctaaaccctaaacactagaccctaaaccctaaaccctaaaccctaaaccccgaaccattgaaccctaaactttgaaccctaaaccctaaaccctaaaccctaaaccctaaaccctaaaccctaaaccctaaaccctaaaccctaaaccctaaaccctaaaccctaaaccctaaaccctgaaccagtgaaccctaaacttggaaccctaaaccctaaaccctaaacttggaaccctaaactctaaaccctgaaccctaaaccctgaaccctgaaccctaaaccctaaaccctgaaccctaaaccctaaaccctgaaccctgaaccctaaaccgtgaaccaCTAAatcctgaaaccctgaaccctaaaccctaaaccctaaaccctaaacccaaaacctaaaaccctgaaccctaaaccaggaatccagaaacctaaacccttaaccctaaaccctaaaccctaaaaactgaaccctaaaatctgaaccctaaaatctgaaccctaaaccctgaacgctaaaccctgaaccctaaaccctgaaccctaaacccggaaccaggAAACCGCAAAccgtaacccggaaccctgaacccggaaccctgaacccggaaccctgaacccggaaccctgaacccggaaccctgaacccggaaccctaaaccctaaaccctgaaccctaaacctaaaccctgaaccctgaacccggaaccctgaaccgtaaaccctaaacccggaacccagaatcctaaaccctacgCCTTGAACCGTAATTCTTAAACTCTATGTCTGAAGCCTTTAACTCTGAAATCTAAACTGTGAAGAATGAATTCTTAATCCTATAATTCTGTATCCTGATCCAAACTTCTACACCCTAGCCATCAGAACCTACATAATGAGCCTTATTTCCTATACATTTAATCGTACTTCCTCTAGACTGTAACTTCAGTCCTTACCTTGGGATGCAGAACGTGGATCCATAAAATTTGAACCATCCCTGTACAACCTGAGCCCCAGTATGTATAAGTTGAATCTAGGCTCCGTAACTTAAACTTGTTATTTTCTtgctttttcactttttccttttttttttaaaatacacCCATCGGATGCACCTTCTTTTGGGATAATTAATGAATAGGTCACACTGTTTTCTCTATAACCTAAAACCGTTAACTTAAATGGGAAATCCTaccccccctttccttcttttttttcctttttcctttatcacTTTTACTGTCGCAACACCCACCGCGCGcttctaaaaaaaagaaatacaagaaaaaggaaggaaagaaagaaaaaaatagatggATTAAATAAGGGAAGGAAacgaagacgaaaaaaaaaaaaaatgtgggaaaaaaaaagaagaaacatatACACCCTGCAGTTTATCTGGCTTCACCGAAGATGCACAAGTGAACACATCTAGGTGAGCTAATATACTCCAGCTGATATATTCTTCCGTTCAGCAGAATCAGGTTAACCGAGTAGACCACGTCGTCGGGTGCAGCACACGATGAGGTAGTGCTGGTGGAGCGCTATGTGTAGGTGAGCATGCGCATgtttatgtgtgtatatacactTGTGTGCGATATACATCTGTGTGCATGCGAGCATATGTGTACGTACATGTGCGTGATCATGTATTCGCGGCATTATAACTTATAGGACACGGTAAAGTAGTGTAATGCACCAACCTTCAGGCAAATTCTCGATGAATACAACTATATTCCTGACACATAGGTTGTTAataggatatttttttttcgggtTCGTTATGTAcccttatttattttttattcctctttttttttttttcctttttttttgcaagttTAATTAGTGTTATCATGcgccttttcttcttttctccccctttccaTATACGCTCGACTAACTTAAGGGG
This DNA window, taken from Plasmodium knowlesi strain H genome assembly, chromosome: 13, encodes the following:
- a CDS encoding KIR protein is translated as MAAAGGILTGSSLEELPSRQMYEKLKGQDNGDCSEEWSEARKVKVSLGSGTIPEAAHSGIMSTLCYIKGLNGSISDNRVPEEYKFFYYHVGDILLKTSEDDKFEDSMIAMYSIIAQYAKELENYLKYTHKSKDEFRVAKILFDYKKDENKISEQLRGQLNGRNKKCNDKYYAHLQAINEAYSKSCDKCKNSEQGKWTDWCPEFKKLFTDYETVSNLNLNCKKLGDVEEGDTLEDEHLNVVKARLKLYEEFDTGSDDCGNGSILQTIKDTISKHTDVDHGAEAVVGSWCSAYNKRTEWDTLPNDEYCHFLYYSIGHTLLEKNKHIRDVVDIMKELFPHLKGWKSITGCGNFDTSLDETEFNRRKGIFEKFQQLKIMKEQLRKSKGVPSLSSSALQGAKCTKSYDDHLKDVITFLKNEHTKCTTGDERTQPYCKNFLQMCPQCNPSQLSILTCEVDPKTQTSTNDQSQNQQQGTYTGTDNTSTNIAAGVPGALGAIGLPAIGFLLYKVITYTYIYIHIYIYIYTYAYIHIRTYI
- a CDS encoding SICAvar, type I; the protein is MPEPNAGTSPSGGAAGSGGGLFGEWMKTVLNNGATPPSTPKKITDKLKSNLATTFGELRRWITVKVESDEIKELCGGVGDLVSWGGWGRNPYMQNLCKAVVEIRYFISNVETTGSRFMGQADERARIAPLTPDEAYRRCIVGAVALSAMYGDHCQLTEIIEKITKDVDSKLGKHLSSKDRANLDECKNISAAELMIGRALLHNTIKTWTEEERMKGGGGTWKVKMPWRYWADVCKQKREDANLQQQRKDNAEVMTNFLKLDNRKTAGSSGGTTLAEVLTNENLQLDSATIEKALQVAVGGNGQVDLTEIDKVVRELNKVSGEKIAQECMKNSSKKFCERLDCAKDYWNLTKEKSSSNTGDFWDSNVKEKLNSLLSTTTINADGTTANLCENGDLDSANKAACKHMAKFLHEMYKNGSSDPKQYSAQMVQCLLLKAYAAKLKEQAKQKGYCDIQLGIDRAFESASAIKTTNCTNNKSCIVCNWTDEDYSKLNTCNIDNTSGSVKSKVESMLKENGQTQDNKIQQTLTDINNKNPLCQRLQCLATKGQNNNDKFWQNGGEVGTLWNELSTAMMRQNGRNGQKECNELRTHSEKAACNYLHAGLEALYKGTTTPAASLPSPSGDGNNILKTNPSFRQTMGCFLLHAYANEMKKKSICNIDKGIEKAFDLGKGLSSNGTCNATGKGQCVPCELKEKDYDECKINTDGKTGTPQTEVKTKLKTIITENDPEIEKMAIEVNKIDDLCRRFQCISERWLKDVKNKGQNGDPLKATDWNDVWKEVKKEIPKLRTALGSATTTTNGGLGEYCKGLDEKGGKDACILIAAGLKNLYNTPGDDVNASFQRTMQCVLLNAIADKMREELPCKEERSATEGINEAFKASATIKGNSTGCNDANKCFTCPRFTEYRNCKIKEYSNTEQVTMLKDKVDDVLKNGAKEEMKKIKEVALKEICKPCTEKTFCESLTCVAEKWEKRNKGTSNGNVTWVRNVLSWLCSWSWFSVLC